A DNA window from Carnobacterium funditum DSM 5970 contains the following coding sequences:
- a CDS encoding MurR/RpiR family transcriptional regulator yields the protein MINNLNLSNRISQNYNLLTKKDKHIANFILENQKKVHSWNIKDLAQLTGSSNATITRFCHKLNYQSFPEFKTLVDQELKTTPEPAKLTEKITDYYNQLIYSSSQLINPLQITELMQAIQKANKIMICGLGSSGLSAMELGNRLTRMGLVIDAVTDPHMMVMSATLLIEGDLLIAISNSGESDAVVQTCETAKKEHATIFAITNRNHTSLTEVATDVLFASDNRTIVDERFINSQLPIYFIMDILCYALLENETYLANRKKTLLALELN from the coding sequence ATGATAAATAACCTGAATCTTTCAAATCGTATTTCACAAAATTATAATCTTCTAACAAAAAAAGACAAACACATTGCAAACTTTATTTTAGAGAATCAGAAAAAGGTTCATTCATGGAATATCAAAGACTTAGCACAGTTAACGGGATCTTCAAATGCAACCATCACACGATTTTGTCACAAATTAAATTATCAAAGTTTTCCGGAATTTAAAACTTTGGTGGATCAAGAATTGAAAACGACACCTGAACCTGCTAAATTAACAGAAAAAATAACCGATTATTACAACCAATTAATTTACTCTTCATCTCAATTAATCAATCCATTACAGATTACCGAGTTAATGCAGGCTATTCAAAAAGCAAATAAGATAATGATTTGTGGATTAGGTAGTTCGGGTCTAAGCGCTATGGAACTAGGCAATCGTCTTACCAGGATGGGCTTAGTCATTGATGCCGTCACAGATCCTCACATGATGGTTATGAGCGCTACATTACTAATTGAAGGAGATTTGTTGATTGCCATTTCGAACTCTGGTGAATCAGATGCCGTTGTCCAAACTTGTGAGACCGCAAAAAAAGAACATGCAACCATTTTTGCTATTACAAATCGGAACCACACAAGTTTAACTGAGGTTGCAACGGATGTTTTATTTGCTTCAGACAATAGAACGATTGTCGATGAGCGCTTTATCAATAGTCAACTTCCTATTTATTTTATCATGGATATATTATGTTATGCTCTGTTAGAAAATGAGACTTACTTAGCTAATCGTAAAAAAACGTTACTTGCTTTAGAACTAAATTGA
- a CDS encoding DMT family transporter — translation MKQNFGRLGLLLVTVIWGAGYVVSDVALNVLNPYQLMTGRFLLAFIAILILFSNKIKNITKKAATRGSILGVILYLAFLFQTVGLNYTTPSKNAFLTAVNVVLVPFIGLVLYKNKIALRAYLGAFLSIIGIGLLSLDGFNGFNLGDFLTLIGAVFFSFQIILTSRFVRTENIFSIMIVQMGVAALCGIVVMFFRGDPIPDFTLMGTLSVAYLGFFCTMFGFMLQTAAQRFTADTETAVILSMESLWGMLFSIILLHELVTVQTGIGAALILIGVLVSEIDIKKVILKNNQKNRRVKIAEKTLN, via the coding sequence ATGAAACAAAATTTTGGACGATTAGGACTTTTACTCGTTACGGTTATATGGGGGGCAGGATACGTTGTTAGTGATGTAGCATTGAACGTTTTAAATCCTTACCAATTGATGACTGGACGTTTTTTACTAGCTTTTATTGCAATCTTAATCCTATTTTCAAATAAGATAAAAAACATAACAAAAAAAGCAGCAACAAGAGGCAGTATATTGGGTGTTATTTTATATTTAGCTTTTTTGTTTCAAACAGTGGGATTAAATTATACCACGCCATCTAAAAATGCTTTCTTAACCGCTGTAAATGTTGTATTGGTTCCTTTTATTGGATTAGTTTTATATAAAAATAAAATTGCATTAAGAGCCTACCTAGGTGCTTTTCTATCTATTATAGGAATAGGGTTACTTTCGTTAGATGGTTTTAATGGGTTTAATTTAGGAGATTTTCTAACATTAATTGGAGCAGTCTTTTTTTCGTTCCAAATTATTTTAACTAGCCGCTTTGTTCGAACAGAAAATATTTTTTCAATTATGATTGTTCAAATGGGTGTAGCAGCCTTATGTGGAATAGTCGTTATGTTTTTCAGAGGAGACCCTATACCAGATTTTACCTTGATGGGTACTCTATCAGTTGCGTATTTAGGCTTTTTTTGTACGATGTTTGGGTTTATGCTTCAAACAGCAGCCCAACGATTTACTGCAGATACAGAAACAGCTGTCATCCTTTCGATGGAATCATTATGGGGAATGCTGTTTTCAATCATTCTTTTACATGAACTCGTGACGGTTCAGACGGGAATAGGAGCAGCGTTAATTTTAATTGGCGTACTAGTATCAGAAATTGATATAAAAAAAGTGATACTTAAAAATAATCAAAAAAATAGAAGAGTTAAAATAGCAGAAAAAACATTAAATTGA
- the gcvT gene encoding glycine cleavage system aminomethyltransferase GcvT, giving the protein MTSTNNSRRTPLFDYYQKNKIKLMDFGGWVMPIQFTGIIEEHKAVRNEAGLFDVSHMGEILVEGEDAEKYLDFLLTNDVTQMITGQSQYHAMCYPDGGTIDDLIISKLATNGYLVTSNAGNTEKDFDWMKEKVTGDVQLTNKSDSIGLLALQGPAAEEILQKLTEVDLSDIQAFHFNQQVTLAEIENVLISRTGYTGENGFELYLAANKTEKLWELLLAAGKEEGLKPCGLGSRDTLRLEAALSLYGHELSADISPLQANIGFAVKTNKAHDFVGKKDLKRQREVGVKQKIRGFELIGKGIARSGCKIYAKSGEEIGVVTSGTKSPTLNKSIGLALINTKKNDIDALVQIDIRNKLIDAVLVKTPFYKRETK; this is encoded by the coding sequence ATGACCTCAACAAATAACTCAAGGCGAACCCCGCTTTTTGATTATTACCAAAAGAATAAGATTAAACTGATGGACTTTGGCGGTTGGGTAATGCCTATCCAGTTTACCGGTATTATTGAAGAGCATAAAGCCGTAAGAAATGAAGCAGGGTTATTTGACGTTTCTCATATGGGAGAAATTTTAGTCGAAGGAGAAGATGCTGAGAAGTACCTTGATTTCCTTTTGACAAACGATGTGACACAAATGATAACGGGACAATCACAATACCACGCGATGTGTTATCCAGATGGTGGAACAATCGATGATCTTATTATTTCTAAATTAGCAACGAACGGTTACTTAGTCACATCCAATGCAGGCAATACTGAAAAAGATTTTGACTGGATGAAAGAAAAAGTAACTGGCGATGTTCAATTAACGAATAAGTCTGATTCTATAGGCTTATTAGCATTACAAGGACCAGCTGCAGAGGAAATCTTACAAAAATTAACTGAAGTTGATCTAAGTGATATACAGGCATTCCATTTTAACCAACAAGTTACTTTAGCCGAAATAGAAAATGTTTTGATTTCAAGAACCGGTTATACAGGAGAGAACGGTTTTGAATTGTACTTGGCTGCAAATAAAACAGAAAAACTATGGGAGTTGTTGCTTGCAGCTGGAAAAGAAGAAGGATTAAAACCATGTGGCTTAGGTTCGAGAGATACTCTTAGATTAGAGGCCGCATTGTCTTTATATGGACATGAATTATCAGCAGATATCAGTCCTCTTCAAGCGAATATAGGTTTTGCAGTGAAAACGAACAAAGCCCATGATTTTGTTGGTAAAAAAGATCTTAAACGACAACGTGAAGTAGGAGTGAAACAGAAAATAAGAGGGTTTGAATTGATAGGCAAAGGAATTGCACGTTCTGGGTGTAAAATTTACGCTAAATCAGGAGAAGAAATTGGCGTAGTTACCTCAGGGACGAAATCACCAACTCTGAATAAAAGTATCGGATTAGCACTAATCAATACGAAAAAAAATGATATAGATGCACTTGTCCAAATAGACATTCGCAATAAACTAATCGATGCAGTTCTAGTAAAGACACCATTTTATAAAAGAGAGACAAAATAA
- the gcvH gene encoding glycine cleavage system protein GcvH: protein MNEKEMERYYTEEHEWVMPIGDDKVRLGITEYAAKELGDVVYVELPEIDSHVSAGDEIGTVESTKSASVIFSPVSGKVIVVNEELEDAPELVNEGPLNEGWMSEVQLSDPSELADLLTQEEYMNLVEKLEEDDEADSEEE from the coding sequence ATGAATGAAAAAGAGATGGAACGTTATTATACAGAAGAGCACGAGTGGGTTATGCCAATAGGAGACGATAAAGTTCGACTAGGAATAACGGAATATGCTGCGAAAGAATTAGGAGATGTTGTTTATGTTGAACTTCCTGAAATAGATAGCCATGTTAGTGCCGGGGATGAAATAGGAACAGTTGAATCAACTAAATCAGCATCTGTTATTTTTTCACCTGTTTCAGGGAAAGTTATTGTAGTTAATGAAGAGTTAGAGGATGCTCCTGAATTAGTTAATGAAGGCCCGTTAAATGAAGGATGGATGTCAGAAGTTCAGCTAAGTGATCCAAGCGAATTAGCTGATTTATTAACACAAGAAGAGTATATGAATTTAGTTGAAAAATTAGAAGAAGATGACGAAGCGGATAGCGAGGAGGAATAA
- the gcvPA gene encoding aminomethyl-transferring glycine dehydrogenase subunit GcvPA — protein MGNNFRYLPDTNRDREEMLATLEVSSISELFTDIPDTIQLKDELTIPAALHEAALDKKMRSMANKNKDSKEYALFLGAGTYDHYIPSTVDHVISRSEFYTAYTPYQAEASQGELQAIFEFQTMICELTGMDAANSSLYDGFTAIGEAATLAVRSTKRNKIIVSKGVHPQGREIVRTVSVGFNYQVTEAKLTGDSTDLHALKKLVDQDTAAVIIQYPNFFGSVEDLKEIKAIAESNRALFIVVANPLALALLEAPGNLGADIVVGDTQPLGLSMSFGGPHCGYFAVKKKHVRKLPGRIVGQSVDKDGKRGFVLTLQTREQHIKREKATSNMSSNQALNALASAVFMSALGKEELRHMAQLNIEKADYMANALIGKGFSVNNKAPFFNEFVVELPFSVQKTNEALINQMIIGGYNLEKEYGLKNHMLIAVTEQRTKEEIDTFIAVLEGMIK, from the coding sequence GTGGGAAATAATTTCAGATACTTGCCAGATACAAACCGAGATCGTGAAGAGATGCTAGCAACTCTAGAAGTTTCTTCAATATCTGAATTGTTTACTGATATTCCAGATACGATTCAATTAAAGGACGAGTTAACTATTCCAGCTGCTTTACATGAGGCAGCTTTAGATAAAAAGATGCGAAGTATGGCGAATAAAAATAAAGATAGTAAAGAATATGCTCTGTTTTTAGGTGCTGGGACATATGATCATTATATTCCAAGTACGGTAGATCATGTTATTTCACGTTCGGAATTTTATACAGCTTATACACCTTATCAAGCAGAAGCTAGTCAGGGAGAACTACAAGCTATATTTGAATTCCAAACAATGATTTGTGAACTTACAGGAATGGATGCTGCAAACTCATCATTATATGATGGGTTTACAGCAATTGGAGAAGCTGCTACGTTAGCCGTTCGTAGTACAAAAAGAAATAAAATCATTGTTTCAAAAGGCGTCCACCCTCAAGGTCGTGAAATAGTAAGAACTGTTTCAGTCGGTTTTAATTATCAAGTAACAGAGGCTAAACTAACAGGAGACAGTACAGATTTACATGCATTAAAAAAACTCGTGGACCAAGATACAGCTGCCGTTATTATTCAATACCCGAATTTTTTTGGTTCAGTAGAAGATTTAAAAGAAATAAAGGCAATCGCAGAATCTAACCGCGCGTTATTTATCGTGGTAGCCAATCCTTTGGCTTTAGCTTTATTAGAAGCTCCTGGGAACTTAGGTGCGGATATTGTAGTAGGTGACACTCAACCTTTAGGATTGTCTATGTCATTTGGTGGACCGCATTGTGGTTATTTTGCGGTTAAGAAAAAACACGTTCGTAAACTACCAGGTCGGATAGTCGGACAATCTGTGGACAAAGACGGCAAACGAGGATTTGTTTTAACCTTGCAAACACGGGAACAACACATTAAACGTGAAAAAGCTACTTCTAATATGAGTTCTAATCAAGCTTTAAATGCATTGGCTTCAGCGGTTTTCATGTCTGCATTAGGTAAAGAAGAATTGCGCCACATGGCTCAGTTAAATATTGAAAAAGCGGATTATATGGCTAATGCTTTAATCGGAAAAGGATTTTCTGTTAATAATAAAGCTCCTTTTTTTAATGAATTTGTAGTCGAATTACCTTTTTCAGTTCAAAAAACAAATGAAGCACTAATCAATCAAATGATTATTGGTGGATATAACTTAGAAAAAGAATATGGACTCAAAAATCACATGTTAATTGCCGTAACAGAACAACGGACAAAAGAAGAAATAGATACTTTTATTGCTGTACTGGAAGGGATGATAAAATGA
- the gcvPB gene encoding aminomethyl-transferring glycine dehydrogenase subunit GcvPB yields the protein MTDYNELIFEISRPGRTAASLPESDVSSIQLSKKFPDHLIRQTPAELPEVSEPQLMRHYTALSNKNFGVDNGFYPLGSCTMKYNPKINEDVARLSGFANIHPFQPTQTVQGALELMYELQEDLKVITGMGAISLQPAAGAQGEWTGLMIMKLFHKQNGEEKKRTKILVPDSAHGTNPSSAFIAGFDVIEIPSNAAGTVDLEELKKQVGTDIAGLMLTNPNTLGLFEKDIVEIAKIIHGVGGLLYYDGANLNAIMGKTTPAAMGFDIVHLNLHKTFSTPHGGGGPGSGPVGVKSFLASYLPIPRIEKQADEYVLNSNYPLSLGRVKGYFGNFGVNARAYTYIRTMGPDGLKQVSESAVLHANYLRKLLAPYFNVSHPQICKHEFVLSGLKQKKLGVRTMDIAKRLLDFDYYAPTVYFPLIVEEAMMIEPTETETKETLDAFAKTLIQIAKEVEETPNIVLEAPYTTSVKRMDEVKAARNLVLSYDKNNNN from the coding sequence ATGACCGATTACAATGAATTGATTTTTGAAATCAGCCGTCCAGGTAGAACAGCTGCTAGTCTTCCAGAAAGTGATGTGTCTTCAATTCAATTGTCAAAAAAATTCCCTGATCATTTGATACGTCAAACACCTGCCGAGTTGCCTGAAGTTTCTGAACCACAATTGATGCGTCATTATACGGCATTATCTAATAAGAACTTTGGAGTAGACAATGGGTTTTATCCACTAGGTTCGTGTACGATGAAATACAATCCTAAAATCAATGAAGACGTAGCTCGGTTATCTGGCTTTGCGAATATCCATCCTTTTCAACCCACTCAAACGGTACAAGGCGCACTCGAATTGATGTATGAATTACAAGAAGATTTAAAGGTTATTACCGGAATGGGAGCTATTTCGTTGCAACCAGCTGCCGGTGCACAAGGCGAATGGACTGGTTTAATGATAATGAAACTATTTCATAAGCAAAATGGAGAAGAAAAAAAACGAACTAAAATTCTTGTACCTGACTCAGCACATGGGACAAACCCGTCTAGCGCCTTTATTGCTGGTTTTGATGTAATCGAAATTCCATCTAACGCTGCCGGTACAGTCGATTTAGAAGAATTAAAAAAACAAGTTGGAACAGACATTGCTGGCTTAATGCTGACTAATCCTAATACACTTGGCTTATTTGAAAAAGATATTGTAGAGATAGCAAAAATTATTCATGGAGTAGGTGGGTTATTGTACTATGATGGTGCAAATTTGAATGCGATTATGGGTAAAACAACACCTGCTGCGATGGGTTTTGATATCGTACATCTTAATTTGCATAAAACTTTTAGTACACCTCATGGTGGAGGAGGTCCAGGATCAGGACCAGTTGGAGTTAAATCTTTTTTAGCCTCTTATTTGCCTATTCCACGGATTGAAAAACAAGCTGATGAGTATGTTTTGAACTCAAATTACCCTCTTTCATTAGGTCGTGTTAAAGGATACTTTGGGAATTTTGGTGTTAACGCCAGAGCGTATACTTATATTCGGACAATGGGACCAGATGGTTTGAAACAAGTGTCTGAGAGTGCTGTCTTGCATGCGAATTATTTGCGGAAATTGTTAGCTCCTTACTTTAATGTCTCACACCCTCAGATTTGTAAACATGAATTCGTCTTATCTGGATTAAAACAAAAAAAATTAGGTGTACGAACAATGGATATAGCTAAAAGATTATTGGATTTTGATTATTATGCACCAACGGTTTATTTCCCGTTAATTGTTGAAGAAGCGATGATGATTGAACCAACTGAGACAGAGACAAAAGAAACATTAGATGCATTTGCAAAAACGTTGATTCAAATTGCAAAAGAAGTTGAAGAAACACCGAATATAGTGCTCGAAGCACCATATACAACATCGGTTAAACGAATGGATGAAGTTAAAGCGGCTAGAAATTTAGTATTAAGTTATGACAAAAATAACAATAATTAA
- a CDS encoding AAA family ATPase, producing MGIEQNKVILVLVGVSGSGKTTLANALEKTGVPKLVTTTTRPKRDGEVEGTDYYFREISDMSNIAFIENSLYNNYLYGLTVDTVEEGLDLHDVMSVVLDKNGAAALKEVYPFYTKIIYLEMTEEEIQQRMEKRGDSPENIQQRLLFAQQTGEFEAPIETNLVLSVQDLKKSVDDILTYIKNSLQ from the coding sequence ATGGGTATTGAACAAAATAAAGTAATTCTAGTACTAGTAGGTGTTAGTGGAAGTGGGAAGACAACTTTGGCTAACGCATTGGAAAAAACTGGGGTTCCTAAATTAGTTACTACGACTACACGACCAAAAAGAGATGGCGAAGTAGAGGGAACAGATTATTATTTTAGAGAAATATCGGATATGTCCAATATAGCGTTTATTGAAAACTCTTTATATAATAACTATCTTTATGGACTAACAGTAGATACCGTAGAAGAAGGATTGGATCTTCATGACGTAATGAGTGTCGTTTTGGATAAAAATGGTGCAGCTGCTCTAAAAGAAGTTTATCCCTTCTATACAAAAATTATTTATTTAGAAATGACGGAAGAAGAGATTCAACAAAGAATGGAAAAAAGAGGCGATAGCCCAGAAAATATTCAACAAAGATTATTGTTTGCTCAACAAACAGGAGAGTTTGAAGCGCCGATAGAAACAAATCTAGTTCTATCGGTTCAAGATTTAAAAAAGTCTGTTGATGACATCTTAACGTATATCAAAAATAGTTTACAATAA
- a CDS encoding Rrf2 family transcriptional regulator: protein MNLTKGLEQAVCIITLLATQDKRFPIASHIINRRLKGASPSYIKKIMRKLVVNDLVTSISGSNGGFSLAKDPESIHLLEVVEALEGPIITYPNTGMINQVFSDLGPTANHGEIVLTEVFKQADNQYKNYLRQQTVAQLIRESLNHRDIPILNWNETKEN, encoded by the coding sequence ATGAATTTAACAAAAGGTTTGGAGCAGGCTGTTTGTATTATTACCTTATTGGCAACGCAGGACAAAAGATTTCCCATTGCTTCTCATATTATCAATCGAAGGTTAAAAGGAGCATCACCTTCTTATATAAAAAAAATAATGAGAAAATTAGTCGTTAATGACCTGGTTACATCTATTTCAGGTAGCAATGGCGGTTTTTCGTTAGCTAAAGACCCAGAAAGCATTCATTTATTAGAAGTAGTCGAAGCCTTGGAAGGGCCAATTATTACGTATCCTAATACAGGAATGATTAATCAGGTTTTTTCGGATTTGGGGCCGACGGCTAATCATGGGGAAATAGTTTTAACAGAGGTGTTTAAACAAGCAGACAACCAATATAAAAACTATCTTCGTCAACAAACAGTAGCGCAATTGATTCGTGAATCGTTGAATCATCGAGATATCCCAATTCTTAATTGGAATGAAACGAAAGAAAATTAG